The genomic stretch TTTACTCTGCATAATCTCAACCctacaaaattaaaaagcctattgatttaagaaaaaaagttttattttctgtcttgatAATCTTATCACGACAATTTTTTGATAACAAAATTATCTTAGTTTGAAAAACTGACTAGAATTGTTTCTTTTGAATCAAAATTCCTGGTaagatatatgttttttttgttttttttaccaggaATAGGGAGatttcttatttaaagaaaatcctcGAATGGGGGATTTTCAATTTTAAGAGGCCTCGCTGTTTTTGCATTGTATGtcctattttttttgtcttgttttaggCTGAttagcttaacttttttttcaaagcacaaAGGCCTCCTGTTCTTAATTGATTCTTCCTGTTTCACGTTTAGGCTGAATATTCCACTAATTTGAAGCATTGGGCGACACCTGCGGCTTCAGAATCACATGTGACTCATTTGTGTCTTCATTGGAGCTCtctggctttgaagaaaaatgttaacactttcaaaaaatccttttgcttgtaaaaattttgcttaatttctttcaggtattttaagttttttcatCTATATTTAGATTTCTAACATGCAAAGTAATTGagcaaaaatgatggtaaaagtttttatttactctcagaatggtttattttttcaaaacattttttatattatttccaggcatttattttataaaactttgAGTTACACCAATGTTATAATAGCCATaattgattgtaaaaaaaaatggagcatcAAAGCAACATTTGTAGAAaatactgcttgtatttttaattcaagtaaacctgctgcagcaggagaatcTTATTAAACACCAGGCgttatcttattttgaagggagcttgaatgtgctgctgtcaagAGTTAAACAAGCTTAAGTTGTTATTTGTAGAAAAAGACAACtacattatattttaattattttaaatatatgaaaaaaatgataaacgtgacttaatggccacaaaaacacaaataaatgttatttttctgaacAGTGAAGTAGAACTCTCTTTGGATTTGGGCCTACATGCTCTCTTAGCATTGACTGAattatttaaactgtttataattatctttttttcacagcagTTGTCTTAAATGACAACAGCAGCTGAGAATGGacacttttccctttttttagatttaaaaagagCCAGGAAATTCATAGTTCATCACTTTGCATCTAAAATACTTTCTTAGAGGTAGGTTCCATCTTTTCCTGCCTCCACTTCTAAACCATAAATTACATTAATGTaagtaatgtaatgtaattattttactATACTAGCCCTCGTCTTAATCTAAAATGCCCTCTGAAACATTTGTAGTCAAAGAATAAGTATgaattctgcagaaaatataatGAAGGTATGCTAAAATGGGAAGTACTTTCATTCTCATTAACATTTTAAGGGATTACTTTTGGTTTTAACTTATTCTGTTACTGAACTGCCGTCCTCATCGCTACCACGACTCAAAGTTATGTTGGTTTTAGAAGTGGTGACTGGTGGTGAGGCAGTGCAATGTTAGCTGGCATGTCATCTTTAGTCAGCTCACACTGCTCTGCTGCTTCAACAGTCACATTTTGCCCGACAGAAggtctgattttttatttttatttttttgggacaTCTAAGCTCAGAAGAGTGTCTGTTGGGTGACTGGGAGGCAGTGTCTCGTTAGCTGGATGTTTTTTCCAGGTGCCAGCTCACCTGCCGCTGCCCTCCAGCTGCTCATTCTACCCACCAAACCaaaatagaaatgtgttttgggctttacatttgtaataaaaacgtaatcaaagaatgattacTTGTTCCCGTTACAACAGAAAATTATTAGTTTACATGATTTAAGccggggccaaaatccaaaacacaccttaggtcgtgggcctaacaggataaacatttattaaacactctaaaactgcattttaaaaaattaaaactataacttttaaacataattatgagctagatatatagcattacctgcgataatgctagtgtgaatgctgtaagctgaatttgaagatgctagtgctgatagctgaagatcctgaaattgatcgctaaaaatactgaagctgaaattactgaagttaatagctgaaaatgctaaagttaatatccatcaaaaacatttgctaaatggtaaattagctaaaagaaaaaaaaaacaaaccttaggttagtcaaaacagctagcgtgtagctgaaaaaatagctaaatttcaaaataaccttaaaaaactgaaacaagcctaaattagccaaaacagctagcttgtagctgaaatatttgctaaactccaaagtagcctaaaacaatcttagtaattgccaaaatagtccaaaaggctaacagaatgacaatttttaaaactttaagtccataactttttacataattatgaataataaaaatgcaggaatattatcccagaataaatcaacttaaacctttaataacttttgaaattttaccctccataaaaatatattttttaaaaattatacaagtttaaaaaaggtcgcaagataacatcgggccattaataacaataaaataaaaagatctggagggccgaatataattacctggagggccagatccggcccctgggccttgactttgacaggtgattTAAACAAACCAATATACCAGTAAGTGTCATCATGAGAAAGagattttaatgtaaactttggaaaataaaagagaaatgtaACAGGTAAACTTTTCAAACAGGAATGATTCATTGAGCTGCAGTGACGACCTGGTTTCATTCCCTCTCTGTCCAGCCTCTCGCCTGCAGCTGACATTAGTGGCTAATCCTGAGCGTTGACTGGATGGCTCATCTCCTCATCTCACTCACTGCTACAGGTCGATTACTCCTGACAGTCAGAAACCTAAACCGTCAGGAGGCAGCAGTCCAGTTTGAGATCCATCATAGCTCCGCTCGTTTCTTTAGGATGATCTGTCGGACCAGCGATACGGCTTCTTGTCGAATGCTCTCCGTGGGCTCGTCTGTTCTCCAGAACCGGACGACTTTGCCTTCTGGATCAACCAGAAACTTCCAGAAATTCCATTTGGGAAATTTTTGCACagaatctaaaaagaaaaaaaaaaaacaagaaaaagtaataTAGCCATAAAGTCAGTAGTGCACTTATTTGTTTTAAGTATTGATAATCTGATTTATTAGTTTACAAGTTATATTAGAGGCAGACATActtctacaagaaaaaaaaaagaaatataaactggaataaaaaaagaatctcaAGATGTACAGGAGTTGAAAATAAGACTACAGAGATGATATAACatctttttactgtaaatttccAACAAAGCTTGATTGCTTCATCTTTGAGTTCTGCTGGTGATTTAATCTTAGCTTATCTTTAGTAATTGATTAGAGGAGATTTGGTCCTTTTACActtttgtatatgtttttttgtttttaaatgtgaagcgcTCCAAGTTGCATAAggtatgagaagcgctttttataaaaaaaaatgttttataaagtttgatttgataatatatttattacCCTTTGGCACTCTATTTTCTTAATGAAATGGGATTTATTTTTGGTGAGTTATCTTCCTCCCTGGAAGAGAGATGCGTCGACCgaattttgccacaaaatgaaCTCATCAGTTATCATGATGGGATAAACGCATATTTCCGATTTTCTCCTTTAAACGCCGGGTCAGCTGCTATGATTTTTGGAACTAATGCCCGAGCTACTAAAAGTAGATATACAGTATTATGcagataaaattaaaatgttttgctgaAAGTGAGTGTGTGTTTTAGCCTGGGGGCAGTGCTGGCAGTACAGACTCtacctggaaggggctgttcctcactttgtgacatcacaatgtgagaacccagtcgttttttttttatttctaagggGCTGGTGATCAGAAAGCAAAGCTTTAGAGGAATGATCAGAGATGTATGAGCGAAATACAACTTTTGCGgttgttttttgacataaattaacattataatacacttaaaaggtCAAAAACGTTGATTCTGCATGAAATAGTGTAGGTtctttaagtaataaaaaaccctttaaaatcaTATTGATttcaatttgctttttttcgcCTGTCATGGTTGTCACTAGTGAAAATtgcaaagaaaagcagtttaATTAAAGTTTGTTATGATAATTTTTAAGAGGACTTATTTTTTGGTGTGTTCTgtgcagctaaaaaaaactttatttgtattgtcaaatttgcaacatttcataaataaatacacaaataaaatgtaatccgtgaattattttcttttttttttttaaagtcgaGTTAGATTATTAACGTGTTATTGCAAATTAGGAAAACTTAATGCACACATTTGGAGTTTATAActtaacttttctagttaaaatcaaatatctgcatgttttaatcaaaaatattggtatttttactgaaagtttGGATGGGAACACCGACCTGTGAGGAATTTGAAGGCGGGTTCCGCTTCCGAACCAAAAGTTTTGATCTTGCTGAAGAACGGGAAGGTGAGGCCGTAGGTGTTCCTGGCGAACGCCTCGATGTCCCGACTCAGGCCCAGTTCTGTCTTCCCGAACTGGCCGCACGGGAAGGCCAGGACGTTGAAGTGAGAGGTGCCCAGCTCCCGGTGGAGCTCCTGCAGGAACCTGAAGTTCGCCTCCGTGTGCTCGCAGTGACTCGCCACGTTTACAACCAGCGACGCCTGAGCGGAGAGAGACAGACAGCAGCCGCACCGTTAAATCACAGCCCCGCCACCAACACGACCACTGCAGACGACACACGCAAACTTCATACAAGTTTGCGGGGTTTCACCGCAAGCTTTGCTGATGATGTGGACATACTTTTCCTCGGTACTTCTCCAGGGAAACCGTCCTCCCTTTGGCGTCTTTGACctcgaaagaataaaaatcgCTGGGTTTTCTGGGTTTTATTAGCTGGGTATGTAGAAGGAATAAACACCCTGCTCCGACTGTCATGCTCAACAAAActctaaacatttttgctttacgGATGGAGGACTTGGTGGGGTATCCTCCTAGCTCCTCCATTTTGGAGGTGGAAGTGAGTTTTTTCTACAAGTTCTGAGGAAAGGAGGATCCGTCTGGCTAGCTGGCAAAAACTACGACGACACCGGAAAGCcaattccttcaaaataaagactAATTTCAATGTCGGAAATGcaattccttcaaaataaaaaagaaatgtccagattttgtttttaaatgttgcagcggtctgcaaccttcaacgtTTAAAGAGCAACTCGAGTCAATTTCTCAACGACTACAACCCTTAAATCacactttagaaaaacaagacacTGCATGCACTAATATTTAATTGTTGTATTttggtataaataaaacacaaacaaataaactattaaacaatttttgacagaagttcacatgaagtcctttcaaaaataaaaggactTATTTTGCCTTTTGTGGTGCATCATAGACAGAAATCCAATTAACTACATTTAAATTAGACATTAAGTTacttttatcatatttttctaacaatGTGGTTCACTTAAAATCATTGTATTTGTTCAAACAATGTATTCTGGTTGTACTTACTGACCAccacttgattttaaaaaatctgttcgACTTTGTTAAACCCAAACTGCTTGTTGGAGCATTACAGCTACCATGGTAAGGAGCCTCACAGAGTGATAGATTACTTTCTTTTGTGTgtactttactacttactttttattttacagttactttagaaatattaaaaatgcaacttcTCTGGGTATGTGTAATGTTATATTGTTGTATATTTTCGAGCAATTCTACGACATTGTAAGGTGTTACTCTACATTTTAGGATAAgccaaaaatgaaacataaactATCATTATTAGAAATAGtctttgttgaattttttaaaacgtaaaattcagtttttgcagtgcaacTCTACTAAAGTGAACACTTGTTTTTAAAGTTCCTGTTGGCAAAGTGGacattttgttagttttcttagcaaaattgtttttttttttttagaaagataGGCCTTTATTGCCATTGTCACAGGACAAAGAAATTGGAGCAACCGttgtttgaggttttaaatgtatgaatttgaTGATTTGTTATGCactgtaatgtttttaaataaatatcctTTTCAGGGACAAAGTTTTGTCAATGAAGTCACATACAAGCGTTTCAAGAACGGGATCATCCAGAAAAGTTCCAGACAAGCTCCTGCTGCGAGTACACCGATGGCCTCTGGGGGGCAGTGTGACCCCAGGCGTGACCTTGATGCAGTCTGTCAGAGGCTGGACCTAGAAGATCCACAGACCCACCAGGAACCAGAAGATGAAGTCCAGCTGGGAAATGATCTCGGTATTGTGTATATCACACTTGATTTTcttgtgttgtttctttctGTGACATAAAAATGTCCTGCTTCATGGTCATGCATATCAGGCAAAGTTTTAACGgtataaattctaaattaaggaaaaaaacgacaaatgctgtttattcatactttttaaaatttcttttttaatttttaaattacttgtcAGATAATTTTGGGAACTATTATATATTTACAGATACATCTTTTTGAGTCCTAGCTTCACTTAAATGGCGTTTTtgtcattcattcataaaatacttttgtttttgaatataAAGTGTTCTATTAAAGAAGATTGTTTAGCCtccaaaagcataaatatacaatttaagAACGAGAGATTGAAAATTCAGAcgattttctgtaaaaatttacaactttattttcataattatcATGTTAGTCTCACTATGTGctgattacatttttgttttgatttcagaTTCTATTCAATGAATTCTGATTTTACATAAAAGTACCTAAATTCAACCATTTATCTTTGACATTCTGACTGATTTCTCTACATTTGAACTCATTGAGTTTTGACTTATTCTAAAAATTTTATATCCTTATTCTGACTTTGATCTTAAAATTTTGACCTCAATTAGGAGTGATTTATTTGtgtatgcaattaaaaaatcctctttacctcttaaagctatttgcagttgtacatttgatttttttttttacttttagtttttcctcTAACAAAGTTGcatgtttaaaattttaactttatttctggaattcttcatttaaatctaaatctaccagagggaaaaaaaaatctaaattatctaatgtagaaaataaacttCCATCAGATTGAAACCTCTTTTACaccctttttcttttgaatacatttaatcaaatcaaaatatgtCTTATAGAAATCGGTTATGAAATTtcttgtaaatgaaaatatttattttttgaaacagGAATTCCAAAAGTGGGAGACTTCAGGGAGGCACTCGTAGTATCAAACCGATCAAGTAAGCCTTCTCCCAAAAGCAGAGAGAAGCCAAACAAAGGAAACTCCACAGAACAGGTTTGCAGCAAGTCACAtgactttttctgtattttcaaacagaatcaACTGAAATCTATGCAAATTTATattacaaaataagaaacattgTCATCATACATTGGTAACTGTGAGCAGgaatagtttttttctattaactCTTACGTATCCTGAAGAGTCCTATTGACCAAAGTGCAGAAGCTCTATTGtgcaaatgcaattttaagatccAGTACAGGTTTAATAAAGAAACTTCTGTTTGTGACAGACAATTCTCCATTTTATGATtgcaaaggcaaaaaaaaaaaaaaaaaaaaaaaaaatcagaaaatacacAGAATACTCTGAAAAGCTAAGTACATTCTGCAGTATTCTCCTAAGGACTCACCAAGGCTTCACCTCCTCATTGAGCTCACATCTAGGAACAATTGAGTTGATCAGTGTGAAATCTGTGAAGCATATTTATGTACTCTGGGAGGAAGTCAGAGTGCAGAAtgcatcagatttttttttttttatctttggtgTTTATAGAGAGTGACGTTGGCGTGGAGAGCAGCTGATCAAAACTGGAGCTCCAAACCCTCAGGTACAGCGTGAAAGGTACAGCAGTAGCTTCTGACTGGCAAGTGAAGGGACACTTTACCCTTATTTAGACAAATGAAACTCTTGTTTAGGGCAACATGTTTTAGCTAAGAGCCtatgaagatgatttaatgaAAGTTTACTTTGCATGATTTTCTTAGTAGTGATGAGTCAAACGCTTTAAAGCGTATTCAGCTGATTCTGCACCGTTTACTTATTATGTCTCCTCTATGCATGCTTAAAAGCAGTTATTCCAATAAATGCTACTTAAACTGAAGTCTTAGTTATTGTGTGTATCTTTTATTGAAGGGTCAGATACTAAAAAGCAAGACTTGCAACCTTTTGCAGTTCTGAAGAAAGACCGTCTAAGTCACCAGAGGAAATTGGTGATGATGTTGGGAGCACCATCACTGCGGAACGACTACTGTAAGAGAAGATGTGATTTTTACAAACGTGCATGActtcaaatgtctttttgtgtctttgttaaAGAATGACTCaacaattaacataaaaaaaattaattaattacagaaaatATTCTATGGTTCAGACAAATTGGTCAATTGTACGTGTTTGTATAGAGAGAAAATGGTTTAATTGGAtttgtgtgcgtgtgtaattcttgatttgtaacatgtgtctgcatgtttgtgtgtaactttagatttgtgtgcacaattcttgatttgtaactcatacaatacattttgtttgtaactGTATGCACTTCCAACTGCatatacacacaaacaaaaatgataaaataaaaaaaattaaaaaatttacataaacacaccttaaaatgacaacagcttaagactaactacacacacaaatctttaaaaagtatccACCAGTTccctgatgtgagactcttttcacgtctccaagttTCGtatgtaaatgatgcgtttaaatgctgctttaTAGTTTCatagttttcttatcagctgcacAGAATTGCGAATAACTCACGCTCAAAAATCCAAACCTAtgcacaaacatgcagacacaagttacaaatcaagaattacgcacacacaaattggactgaactattttctctccatattttttagtttttacagatcACAACAAGACATTTTAAATGCTGTTCTGAgagaaatcaacaaaaaaggaagttgaaacttcatattttgatctgtttttagtAGGAATATATTGTTGAAAAGATATTCTAGTGATTAACTAAAATATTGCATTCAAATCCACCAATTCAGGGAATGAAGAGGAAATGGAGGGAAAATTGGGACACTTTGTTAAAGAAAACtcctaattaaaacaaaacaaactttagatgagcatagaaaaatatatatttccttaCTTCTAACAAAGTTTGATTCATCTATTTGTCTTCTGTCTATCTAACAATTACTAATCTACAGTCCATCCATACTTTAGAAGCACTCAGTCTGGTTCTCTCCTCGTCTGGTTCTTGTCTTTCAGACTCTGATCTTCTCGACTGTAGTGAGAGTGGAATGATTGCGTTAGCGCTGGGCTCCTCTGTTTATCTTTGGGATTCAGAAACTCAGGCTCTAGTGGGAGTTTTGGAGCCGTTTCCAGCTCCAGATCAACCGCGCTCTGAGACTCTGTCCATCTCACGTCTGTGCTGGAGCGGAGACGGCAGAATGCTCTGTATTGGCAACAGAAGGGGGGAGGTTCAGGTACAACATCCACTACAAACAAACTACAGAACTTAGATAAGTGATTAAAAGTGATTTACATGAATCTAGATGtctacaggtggatgcatcagaatggagcagagcaaggagtttgctcacaacaatttgaattcaggaatattcagaaatacaactttaagcttcattttctatatatatgtcctccatcttcagaaacttgatacaaaaacatgttataaacagcaaaaacacctttttcattggagtggttctttaaatgacattttgtgtctttgtgttttcctttgGCCCTCAGTTATGGGATGTTGACCATATGCAGAACCTGAGATCTCTGCAGTCACACTTTTCTGCAGTCGCAGCTCTCTCctggaaacaggaagtactcagCAGGTGCCGTCAGATTCACTGAATCAATAACTAACCATCTTGAACAGTAAGTACAACATAAAACCAGAGTATGAACTCTCGTGTGTTTACCATCTCACAGCGGCTCTGTTCTCGGACACGTCCACCACACAGATGCTCGGGCTCCTGCTTCGCTGGTCGGTGCTGCTGATCTGCAAGAGGAGATCTGCAGCCTGCAGTGGTCTCCAGGAGAAGAATGGATGGCGAGCGGCTCCACAAAGGGCCTCCTTCATATTTGGGGCAGTGATATTGCAGGAATTAAAAAATCTTCTCAGGCTATTGAGAGGATGAGGCAGCCCAGTGCTATTAAGGTGGATGAAACCAgaacttcatatttttatacCTGCTGTGAATCTGGATCAGTGTGAATTAATCTATCGTGGCATTACAAAAATCtatggctatgtctgaattctctccctactcactatatagagcgtttgccattttctagtactgtccgaatctactaattccaaagaaaagtgaacgagaaatttcccagaagtctttgcgaaaaactagcgtgcatcgatgctcactacattaccgaatatagaccacaatgcactgtggTCGAacaatttagaagaaaaaaacatgtttaaacgtaatttttgaataaaccatccacattttcatcatcagaacacagtggagtcataaataaacgtcatgaaatgttcgtattgatttgattttcactttgtgaaattggtgacgtcatattcaGCGTtcagaaaaacgaaagaaaagtagtgagcatcatgtttaaattgactttaaatTCCAGGACACtaaatagtcctgcactatatagatTTTTAGTAGTCAGGGATTAGGGTagaaattcagacatagccaatatttatttaatttagtcaaATCAAAACGGATTTTAAGATAGAAATGctatattttgatttgtttgtaagTTTAACCTGATAAACTTTAATGCAAATGCtcgatttggcatttagtaaatgtttaaagatctctgtaaatgtgaaaaattaacCTTTGTTTTTAAGTTGGAGCATGAgcctaatattttatttaatcactttgctgtttatgaaatataattatttttgaacaaagatccattagatgttaaaaacatcctgcaagttaaaagtacatttaaaatcacaattaatttcATATTATTTGTTAGAAATGGTAAATTTGGTGATTTTCACAGTCACCTGATGAAGACATCCACTATATTGTGTTCTTTGTGTCTTCAGGCGATGGggtggtgtccatggcagagaGGGGTGATAGCTACAGGCGGAGGTTGGAAGGATGGAGAACTCAGAATTTGGGATGCACAGTTGGGGACCTGTTTGAATTCTGTCAGCACAAACTCACAGGTACAGCTCCACGATCCAGGATCAGTCATTTATTCCTGAACGATACACTCCTTCATGGCTTCACTTGCAGATCTGTTCTCTTCGATGGGCTGGAAAGAAGAGATATCTCATAACTAGTCATGGACTTCCTCATAACTCGGTCTACTCGTGGACTTGGAAGTTTCCCGACCTCACTCGACTCCATCAGCTTGCAGGTTATAAACGGCAAATTTGTGAAATATTCAATAACATTgtagcagttaaaaaaaaggttcagctTCAGCCCTGGTTGAAGCATCAACTGGGTCATTTCTGAatagtttgcatgttctccttgtacatgtgtgggttttctcaaGGAGTTTCCTcccacaattaaaaaacatgcctcataggctAACTGGTATATCTATATATCTAGATatggtgtgcatgtgagtgtgtggccttGCTGACTTGTTGAGTGTGTACCACACCTTCAACCCCCATGACTCTAAAAGGGATACAGCAGGTTCTGaaactggatggatgaatttttcaatgcatttttcctcaaatttgGCAGGTTAATAGTTTTCTAGCTgcagtgaagaaaaataaataaacaaaaaaacttgatccATGGATCCTCAATAAGGATGAGTGATATCACATTGGCTAAGTTGTATCcagattgttttcttctgttatttGACTCCCTGTTCTgctaaaagctgaatttttcATCCGTCTGTCTATCTTCTAAAACCGCTTTAGTCCCTTTGGGTTCATGGGTTTGCTGGAACCTATAAAGGGTGAAGGTGAACAAATTGACACTCCATTGTAGGGCCATACAGCGGTCACACCTAAGGGGCCATTTAGAATCACTAATTAACCAGGAAAGAGCATCTATGGGCCTTTATAGACGATGTATTCCATGATTATCAGACATCCAacccctactcatgactgactACCTGTTTTTAGGAGTGTCCAACCGATTAGAATATGCACAAGCATGGTATGTTGGAAACATGTAGGAATGAGGCCTTAACTTGAACAACCCTGAGTTAActtatgaggttttttttgtctgtggaAAGGAGCCGAAGTGCCTAGACAAAACCTATACATggacagggagaacatgcacactCCATACAGAGAAAAACCCAACTAGAACTTGAATCAGAGCCAACTCACTGTGAGGCaaaaccactgcaccaccgtgcagccatagtaaaaaaaaaaatcattatttgaagccaggttttgtttcagttgcttatttttaaaaacaccagttttgaaaatgtagttgtTCGACTGGCTCCAGATATTTCAATCAGaaagaaatggaaaatgttAATCAATTTGcatctgaataaataaacttattaGGAATGAAAGCGGTAAAGGCCTCATCACCctgactcagtccagtttcTTTTCAGGTCATTCTGATCGAGTTCTGCACGTGGCCATAAACCCTGATAACACTCACCTCTTCTCTGCTGGAGCAGACCAGCGCCTCCACATCTGGGATCTGTAGTTCTCCACAGCTTT from Oryzias melastigma strain HK-1 linkage group LG9, ASM292280v2, whole genome shotgun sequence encodes the following:
- the LOC112148902 gene encoding cell division cycle protein 20 homolog B; the protein is MLGAPSLRNDYYSDLLDCSESGMIALALGSSVYLWDSETQALVGVLEPFPAPDQPRSETLSISRLCWSGDGRMLCIGNRRGEVQLWDVDHMQNLRSLQSHFSAVAALSWKQEVLSSGSVLGHVHHTDARAPASLVGAADLQEEICSLQWSPGEEWMASGSTKGLLHIWGSDIAGIKKSSQAIERMRQPSAIKAMGWCPWQRGVIATGGGWKDGELRIWDAQLGTCLNSVSTNSQICSLRWAGKKRYLITSHGLPHNSVYSWTWKFPDLTRLHQLAGYKRNESGKGLITLTQSSFFSGHSDRVLHVAINPDNTHLFSAGADQRLHIWDL
- the gpx8 gene encoding probable glutathione peroxidase 8, with protein sequence MEELGGYPTKSSIRKAKMFRVLLSMTVGAGCLFLLHTQLIKPRKPSDFYSFEVKDAKGRTVSLEKYRGKASLVVNVASHCEHTEANFRFLQELHRELGTSHFNVLAFPCGQFGKTELGLSRDIEAFARNTYGLTFPFFSKIKTFGSEAEPAFKFLTDSVQKFPKWNFWKFLVDPEGKVVRFWRTDEPTESIRQEAVSLVRQIILKKRAEL